The sequence below is a genomic window from Coffea arabica cultivar ET-39 chromosome 4c, Coffea Arabica ET-39 HiFi, whole genome shotgun sequence.
GCTTTAATGGACATTGATCCTGAAAGTCTAATTCTGGTAGGGCAATGGAGCTGCCCTACATTGGCCCCAATTTCTTCTTAAGTAAAGACACATGGAACACTGGATGTAGTTTGGAGTCTGCTGGAAGCTTAAGTCTATAGGCTACTGCCCCCACCTTCTGCTCAATCGGGAATGGCTTGTAATACTTAGTTGCTAATTTGAGACATTTCCTGATAGCCACAGTCTGTTGTCTGTAGGGTTGGAGCTTTAAAAACACCCAATCCCCCACAGAGAACTCCCTTTCAGATCTGTGATGATCAGCATACTGTTTTATCCTTTGTTGAGCCTTGGTCAAGTTCTCCTTGATGCAGTTGGATATCTTGATCCTTTCCTGCACCATGTTAGAAACTGCAGGAATCATGGAGTCTAAATACGGTCCCATTGGTAAATGTAATGGCCTGTATCCAAACAAGGCTTCAAAAAGGGTCATTCCCAGACTTGAATGGTAGGTGGAATTGTACCACCACTCAACCAGAGATAACCACCTGCCCCACTGGGAAGAAAGCTCTCCAGTCATATACCTCAGGTAGTTTTCCAAACATTGGTTGAGTCTTTCACTCTAACCATCAGTCTGAGAATGGTAGGATGAAGAGTAATGTAGCTCAGTCCCAACTAACTTGAAAAGCTCTTTCCAGAACTTGCTGGTGAAGATTTTGTCCCTATCAGTGATGATAGACTCTGGTAGGCCATGTAGCTTATAGATGTTATCCAGAAAAGCTTGAGCAACCTCCTTTGCTGTGAATGGATGTGTCAATCTGATGAAATGACCAAACTTGGTGAATCTGTCAATAACTACTAGTATAGTATCATAGCCTTGTGACTTAGGCAATTTCTCGATGAAATCCATAGCAATGTGAGACCATGCCTACTTAGGTACAGAGAGTGGTTGCAGCAATCTGGGATAAGGAACATTTTCAGACTTGTTCCTTTGACAGACATCACACTTCTGTACAAAGGACACCACTTCTTGCCTTATGCCTGGCCAGTAGAATAAGTTCCTAATTTTCTGCCAGCAATTCCTCTGGCCTGAGTGACCACCTATTGCTGAAGCATGTAAGGCCCGTATAACTTGCTCTCTGATGTTCCCTGCCTCTCCAACATAGATCCTACCCTGGTATTTCAATATTCCATCCACCAGCGTATAGTCATTGTGAGAGTTGGGATCTAGCACTAGTTTAGCTATAATGTCTTGGTAGTGAGTGTCATCCTCATAACTTTTTTGCAACTCTGCAATCCAGCCAGGCTTGACAGAAGTAAGAGCCATACAAGAGCTCAGTGCAGCTTTATGTATAACTTCATGTATCCTAAACAATGCATCAGCCACCTGGTTTCATTACCTTTTTTGTACTGTATCACATAGTCCAACCCCAGAAGCTTAGTCATCCACTTATGTTGAAATGCAGTGTTCAATTTCTGATCCAACATATACTTCAGAGACTAGTGGTCAGTTCTAATGATGAAATGATTCCCAACCAAGTAGTGCCTCCATTTAGTAACTGCCATTACTAGAGCAAGGAGTTCTTTTTCATACACTGATAATCCCAAGTTCTTAGCTGAGAGTGTCTTGCTTAAGAAGGCAATAGGGTGCATCAGAACTGCCCCTATACCTCCTCTACTGGCATCTGTCTCTACTACAAAAGACTTCTTGAAATCTGGCAACTGAAGAACAGGAGCTGAGCATATCAGTTTCTTAAGTTGATCAAAAGAATTTTGTGCCTGCATATTCCATTTGAAGCTATCCTTTCTGAGCAATTCAGTAAGTGGCTTGCAGACAAGCCCATAATGCTTTATAAACCTTCTATAATATCCTGTCAGTCCCAAAAAACCTCTCAGTTCCTTAACAGTTTGTGGTATGGGCTATTGCAGAATGCTTTTGACCTTGGAATCATCCATAGTGACCCCCTGTTCAGTAATGGTATGCCCCAGGTAGTCCACTTGGTCTGGGCAAAGTCACACTTGGATTTCTTCACGTATAGTTGATTACTTCTCAGAATGTCAAACACAATCCTCAGGTGATGCACATGAGCCTCCACTATAGGACTGTATACAAGAATGTCATAAAAAAATACCAGAACAAATTTCCTCAAATAAGGTTGAAATATCTGATTCATCAGTGATTGGAATGTGACAGGAGCATTTGtcagcccaaaaggcatgactagaaATTCAAAGTGCCCACAGTGAGTTTGGAAGGCTGTCTTGAAAGTATCCTGAGGTTTCACTCTGATATGATGATATCCAGTTGTGAGATCCAACTTAGTCTTAAGCACAGCACCTGTTAGTTCATCCAGTAGCTCATCCACATTAGGTATTGAGAATCTGTCCTTGACAGTTAATTCGTTTAGCTTCCTGTAGTCCacataaaatctccaagtacctttttttttttactagcaAAATAGGGGAGGCAAAAGGACTATTGTTGCACTTGACTATACCTTTCTGCAACATCTCAGTAACTTGCTTCTCAATTTCCTCCTTATGGCAATGGGGTATCTATAAGGTTTCAATTTGAATGGCTGAGTTCCTAGTTTGAGAGGTATTTCATGGTCCACATTTCTACTGGGAGGTAAGTCACTTGGGGTCTGAAATACATCTTCATAATGTTGTAGTAATTCAGCTACTTCTGAGGGTATAGGGTCAGCTTCTCTTCCTTTATTCTGTGCTGAGCTCATTGCCATACACATCTGCTTCTTGTACTTTATGAATCTCCTTAAATCCTTTCTCCTGATTAGGTCCAGATCACAATCTTCTGCTCTCCCATGCAACTGAATCTCATCTTCCTCATGATGTAAGGATATTCTGAGCTGATAGAAATTGAATGTAATTGGACTAAAGTGTGTCATCCAATCCACTCCCAATATTATGTCCCAACCCCCAAGTTCCATTACTTTGAGGTTGAATCTGAAATTATGTTGGTTAATCCTCCAGTGCACATTAGGACAAATAGCATTACTAGTTACACACGATCCATTGCCCATGATACAGAAAAGGGCTGATCTACCCATTGATACCCAATATCCATGCCAATGACCAACTCACTGTTGATGTAACTGTCTGAGCTTCCAGTATCCACCAGCATGAGCACCTTCTCCCCATCAAGGATGCCCACCAGTGTAATGGTTTTCCTTTTTAGTGCTTCAGATAATGCATGTAAGGACATCTCCATTGCCTGCCCAGGATTCCCTGTCTGTTCATCCTACTTCCCCAACTGCATCTTCAAAGGTagattccttctcttcttctagGAACATGCAGTTTGCATAGCCTACCTTGCACTGGTGGCCTATTCCATACTTTTCCCCACACTTGAAGCATAGTCTATTAACCTTCCTATACTGCATTTCCTGTGTTGAAGGTTTCCTTGAGTCCTTGAATTCCTCTTGAGGGTTTTTGAACTTGGAATGTCTGAAATTGCTACTAGCAGGCACCTTGTATGAGTGACTCCCAGTAGTTGGTGTATTACTCCTTGTCATTCCAAACTTATGCTCCCCTACAACTTCGGTAATGTCCTTAGTATTCCTATGTTAGATCCTGATTGACTGTTCCTGCCACTGTGAAATCTCAAATGCTTCTGTCAAGGTAGTAGGTTTAAGCATCCTGACCATAGGTTTGATTTCCTCTTTTAATCCACTTATGAAACTGGAAACAAAATAGTTTTCATCTAGATTTCGATTCTTAGTCATCATCAGAGGTTTCAGTTCTTCAAACTTTTCCTGATATTCTCTCACACTCCCTTCCTGTTGCAGCTTATTGAACTCTTCTATCACATCTCTGCAAGTACTATCATTGAATCGCCTACACAGTAAATCACTAAATTCTTCCCAGTCCAATTTAGGTTTCTCAATTTTTACCCCTTGAAACCACTTGTCTGCTCTACCTTCTAGATACATTTCAATGACCTCAACTTTCTATTCCTCAGGAACTTGATAGTTCAAAAGATATTTATTACATTTGCGCAGCCAATCCCTAGGATTTGCTCCAGAAAATAACTGTAAATcaatttttggaggatttggAATCTGAAACTTACTCCAGTCCTTCTTGAAGGTCTTCTGAACCTCCATTTCAACCTGTAGTCTCTGGTGAGCTAGAGGAGCAGGTAGAATTGGTGTTGGATCCACGTTCGCTCTTCCATCCTTTTCTGGCACATTATCTTTCCCCGTTGTTATCTTCATCAGTAGGCTGTTAAACTTTTGTTCCAGAATTCTATCAAGATTCTGTTCCGTTCCAGTGACCAGATTCTCCATTCTCTTGTTGCTTTCTTCGAGCTCTATTTTCATTTCGCTCCTTATTCgttgttgctccgattgagctgaatgCAAGGATTCTAGCAACTCCTGGAGCTTGAACTCCTATTTCTTCACTTGTTCCTCCAATGTTCGAAATCGAGTGCCTTTCGCCATTGAATTTCAAAGCGAGCTCTAAGGATCGATAGATCTGGATACCAATTGTCAGGGACACCAGATAATTCGACTATCTAGTATGGAGATTAGAGGGAAGAATtagagaagaaagaagagaggCAGAAGAGCGAATGAGAGAAGATTGAAGAGACAGAAAGAATGGAAATTGTTATTTCTTCAAAAATGTCGTTATGACAATTAATGGTGGTCCCCACCTTTATAACAACTTGATTCTGGTAGTTAATCCTAACCGACTCAATACTCACCACTAAACTATATAGTTTTGATTGCAATTAATCCAAGCCTGACAGTTACACATCGTTGAAGAAGAGGAGTTTTGGATTCTTTATTGCCATTGTGCACTGGTTCTATAGTGTTTATCGAGCCTTTGTTTGATTTTGTAAAGTTTAAGTTAATCTATAAAATCACTTATCGTttcggaaaaagaaaatatataaatgggttacccaataatacccaataataaatgggtattattgagTAATCCATCAAATTCAATTAATCCATTTAGAATTATTTTCCCcaaatttcttcactttccccacccatttttttttttagattttgcattttgttatgatgttaactacttttgtttcattattattattatttgttagttttatcttgtcattttattttcttttagtttgttaACCTACTGatttttcagcattaccaatttatgataagttttagccACTTTTCCTACcattccaaaatgaaattttaaatttacacataaaaaaatgttaggggttcaaaatttttggattaaatttttatgttaatttttatagtacgtagttcaaatttttatattcttattattcaattattaaatagtatgtaattttgcgacatagagtagggatagaaaaaaaattggtaattagacttattgaacattataagtaaattttaaaattaatgatGGATACAAaggtggtataaattgataatttagtttgcaaaaataaatttaaatgagtttacacaaatttaaaataaatgggttataaatggataattgaattacccaattcattttttgacttactcatttatacccatctaattaaatgaatataaatgagttgattcacttatacccattatccATTTTATTGAACTcacacccattttgacacctttaCGCTAGGGAAAAGGGGGGCATGGCAAGTAAACAATATTTTGCACTAACTGTTGTGGTACTAACTCGCTTTTCAAGTTCAAGATAGTGTTTATTTGCAAGAAAAAATAtcgaaaagcaaaagaaagttagttatttttttctttcattcatgttttggttagcgAAAAAAAAGACGAAAAATTTTCTTGCACTTTCTTTCACCTTCCTGCATTTTGTGTATTGCAAAATTTAtaggattttgaagaaaaatactttcctacattttgtatactgcaaaatttgtaggattttgaaggaaaaatttttaACGGCTATCACTAACTATCATCAACTTCCCATTTCTTGGTAACCAAACATAAACTGGAGaataactttcatttttccttactTCACTTCGTTGCACTTTACTTTCTCACGCAATTTTTGTTCTAATCAAACGGAGTGCAGgcggttttaatttttcctttgagtCCAGTGGAGGCCTGTTTAAAGTTCAAAGGGCTTTGGTACTTTTGTTAGTGACCCAATCGAGTATGGCTTCCCTTCATTTTGCCTAATATTCTCCACGTCGTAGCCCACAAGCGCTTGTTTGGATATCTAGAATTTCAaaaaagattttcaaattttgttttgcttaTATCATACACACAATTTTCACAAATATAacgtcacaaaaagtgttacaataattatttcaaataacctcCCATCCAAACAACACTAGATATAaaccaaaatatttttagacCCAGACTGgttcttgatttttttgattcaaCCAATTTAACCGGTCGGTTCACCAGTTCCTTgtttttattaatattttaaaaattaaaaaatgctaataataataaattatgtAAAATAAGTACAAAAAACCTAAAATGTAGAATTTTCTCCACGAAATGCATACACCATGCTATTTCAAAagcaaaatcaatcaaaaaattaatcataatttctttgaaaatgtaaaaaaattaaagaaaatttagaaaaaaattcaattCCATCTCTAACTTATCTAGTTTTGCAATGGCTTTGTCAAATCACCACCACCGTATCatctcatctttttttttccttaggcATCATCCCATCTTCAATTGAAGATAAtcatttatccaaaaattttctcACATACTATACATGTTTCAAAGGTTTCAGATTTACATCAatctcatcatcatcttcacgaTATACAAAGTAAATCAATTTTTCACATCTAAGTCTTCTAAAATCTTTTCATTATCCTAAGTGTGTAAAGATAAAATATGaaataataccaaaaaaaaaacagaagtaGCAATAACAGTAGCCCTGCTGCGGTAGTGGTGGGGATGGCAGTAGCGACGTGAGTGGTAAGAGATGGCATCAGGTGCTTGTTGGCAGTATGGGTGTAAAGAATAAAAATAGCATGGTCACCAGAGAATAAGGTAGGGTTGGTGTTTCTTTTAGTtgatatagatttttttttcctataaaAACCCTCAAGAAAGTTAATATAAAcacatttgaaaagaaaatgagattTGGAGAAGAGAAAAGGAGGTGAAGAAATAGAGAAAAAAAGTTAGAGGAACAATTGAAAAGAGGAGTTAATAGCTGGTGACTTTAGTTTTTGGGTTTGTGtgattttattacttattttactttttaataagttaaaagttaaaaaaactGCAGTTTTCACAGTTCACCGATTTGATATCGATTTAATAGTTTTGATCGGTCTTGACCCTTTTTTCACATTGTTCGGCTTTTGTGCTCAACTAGACAGGGAACATGGTCAATTCGTGGTTCAATCAATCAAACCAACTGGTCTAATCCGATTTTAAAAACATTGATATAAACATAATGCAGTCCAACTACTCTTTCATCTTGTAATATCTATACaagttaattttttaaaataaacaaaccacaaatttataatttaatcATGTGGtcagatatttttttttcttctaaaacTGGCATTTACACTCAATCAAGTTCAGATTCATCCTATTTGTGTCGATGTGCTtcaaatttgaggacaaatcatGAATTAGCAAGCATATGACAGGAGTGAATAGAGTTGGAATAGTGCGTTACTCGAGTTTGAGTTcgattttattttagtttatttgagtttgAGTTCAAGCAAGATTGGATCTTAACTAAATGGAGCTCAATTAACTTAATTGAGCTCAATCAAG
It includes:
- the LOC140004849 gene encoding uncharacterized protein, with amino-acid sequence MDFIEKLPKSQGYDTILVVIDRFTKFGHFIRLTHPFTAKEVAQAFLDNIYKLHGLPESIITDRDKIFTSKFWKELFKPLHLPMGPYLDSMIPAVSNMVQERIKISNCIKENLTKAQQRIKQYADHHRSEREFSVGDWVFLKLQPYRQQTVAIRKCLKLATKYYKPFPIEQKGSSIALPELDFQDQCPLKPEVILKRRVIMRDAKPVIQFLIKWNHLDYEEASWEDKSSVEHQFSEFQT